A single Ignavibacteriales bacterium DNA region contains:
- a CDS encoding four helix bundle protein, with protein sequence MKENIIKNKSFAFAIRVIKLCEYLRNEHKEFILAKQLLRSGTAIGALVRESEQAESKPDFIHKMSIALKEASETDYWLELLFKSEYLKEIEYTSMKEDNDEILRLLVSIIKTAKSNSGKL encoded by the coding sequence ATGAAAGAAAATATCATAAAAAATAAAAGTTTTGCATTTGCGATTCGGGTAATCAAACTTTGTGAATATCTTAGAAATGAACATAAAGAATTTATTTTAGCAAAGCAGCTTTTACGGTCAGGTACAGCAATTGGTGCGCTTGTCCGGGAATCTGAACAGGCTGAATCAAAACCTGATTTTATCCATAAGATGTCCATAGCGCTTAAAGAAGCCAGCGAAACTGACTATTGGCTTGAACTATTATTCAAATCAGAATACCTTAAAGAGATCGAATACACATCAATGAAAGAGGATAATGATGAGATTCTCCGGCTTCTGGTTTCCATCATTAAAACTGCCAAATCCAATTCCGGTAAACTGTAA
- a CDS encoding 8-oxo-dGTP diphosphatase — MMKLATLCYVKDIPNGKTLMLHRIKKENDVHQGKWNGLGGKFDAGETPEECVIREIREESGLTIKKPVLKGFLTFPAFKDDEDWFVFVFTAPQFSGHLIESTEGHLEWINDKDLLSLNLWEGDAIFLPWLEQEKFFSGKFVYKGGKLIEYSVEFY; from the coding sequence ATTATGAAATTAGCGACCTTATGTTACGTTAAAGACATCCCCAACGGCAAAACTCTGATGCTGCACCGCATTAAAAAGGAAAATGATGTGCATCAGGGGAAGTGGAACGGACTTGGGGGAAAGTTTGATGCCGGGGAGACTCCGGAGGAATGTGTCATACGGGAGATCAGGGAGGAGTCGGGGCTTACTATCAAAAAGCCGGTTCTGAAAGGTTTTCTTACTTTTCCTGCATTTAAAGATGATGAGGACTGGTTCGTGTTCGTCTTCACAGCGCCCCAATTCTCCGGCCATCTGATTGAGTCCACCGAGGGACATCTGGAATGGATTAATGATAAAGACCTCCTTTCCCTGAACCTGTGGGAAGGAGATGCAATTTTCCTCCCCTGGCTTGAACAGGAGAAGTTCTTTTCCGGGAAGTTTGTTTACAAAGGGGGGAAGCTGATTGAATACTCAGTGGAGTTTTATTAA
- a CDS encoding alkane 1-monooxygenase — protein sequence MSWLTVITVFLIVPIAELILKDDGSNVPEYLEDGLRSGASFTSMLLLHLPLQYIIVWRFLEAVSKNHYTAPELTGLILSTAISLGGIGITVAHELIHRPQRWLKLAGELLLLPVLYIHFTIEHVRGHHKHVGTHRDPATALYGEHIFGFWFKSVIGSYRSAWELELVRLKKSGKGFFSFSNAMLHYTLTTVIFFGGIYIIYGAAAVFLFLLTAVISFTLLEIVNYIEHYGLERLEREPGRFEKVDIHHSWNSNTYISRYFLFELTRHSDHHMNATREYQILRDIEESPRHPTGYPGMILLALIPPLWRKVMDPLVEKFSVRGK from the coding sequence ATGAGCTGGCTGACCGTTATTACGGTGTTTCTGATTGTCCCCATAGCCGAATTGATTTTAAAAGATGACGGAAGCAATGTGCCTGAGTATCTGGAAGACGGACTCCGCTCAGGCGCCTCATTCACCAGTATGCTTTTGCTGCATCTGCCGCTGCAGTATATCATCGTATGGCGGTTTCTTGAAGCTGTGAGTAAAAATCACTATACTGCCCCTGAACTGACCGGACTGATACTCTCTACTGCAATTTCGCTCGGAGGGATCGGCATTACCGTTGCGCATGAGCTGATTCACCGTCCGCAGCGGTGGCTGAAACTTGCCGGGGAGCTTCTTCTGCTTCCGGTATTATATATACACTTTACCATAGAACATGTGCGGGGACATCACAAACATGTCGGTACGCACCGAGATCCGGCAACAGCATTATACGGAGAGCATATTTTCGGGTTCTGGTTTAAGTCGGTTATTGGTTCCTACCGCAGCGCCTGGGAACTGGAACTTGTGCGGCTGAAGAAATCAGGGAAAGGGTTCTTTTCCTTTTCCAATGCAATGCTGCATTACACACTTACTACGGTAATCTTTTTCGGGGGGATATATATTATCTATGGAGCTGCTGCAGTTTTTCTTTTTCTGCTGACCGCGGTGATATCTTTCACGCTGCTTGAAATTGTTAATTACATTGAGCACTACGGACTTGAGCGTCTTGAGAGAGAACCGGGGAGATTTGAAAAAGTTGACATACATCATTCATGGAATTCAAACACTTATATCAGCCGGTATTTTCTGTTTGAGCTGACGCGCCACTCTGACCATCACATGAATGCCACAAGGGAGTACCAGATACTTCGTGATATTGAAGAAAGTCCGCGCCATCCTACCGGCTACCCGGGAATGATATTGCTTGCGCTCATCCCCCCGCTCTGGCGCAAAGTGATGGATCCGCTGGTGGAAAAATTTTCGGTGCGGGGTAAGTGA
- a CDS encoding TolC family protein — MRFTFLMIALTLFSVSAVMGQSIFTLSEAVTLALNNNISLKKQQAAIKKAESQLLQSGQFPNPLMSYSGEILQGQGPGYEEWSISGSYPLNYFWERGTGIKASEKTIEAQKLLLNHLLSELTAKTVTVYSSHYIYQKLTQRLDTIYIKVKELSEAVRNRLKEGDISEYEMQRILIELQKIIAAKSDAASRKRQAGNELKLLTGKANPDIITTEKPFMRLPGYEGRDEAILTGIEKRSDLAAAVIAAEGAEADLSYNKLQSIPDILLSAGYKKQTGDLSGTVFSLDVEIPLFNRNQSGIQQSETELSLLQSEIQYMKEKIRTEIADAFDEYLAANSLFTLHSQHDFRSLLTTILFSYESGELSLVELTDGLRTCVEGLTEEARLEGALYSSVYKLQQLSAAAIILSSEE, encoded by the coding sequence GTGAGATTCACTTTTCTGATGATTGCGCTTACGTTATTTTCTGTATCCGCAGTCATGGGTCAGAGTATCTTTACCTTGTCAGAAGCTGTTACTCTGGCTTTGAACAATAATATCAGTCTTAAAAAACAACAGGCGGCAATTAAAAAAGCCGAGAGCCAACTGCTGCAGTCCGGACAGTTTCCTAATCCCCTGATGTCCTATTCAGGTGAGATACTGCAGGGGCAGGGTCCTGGCTACGAAGAATGGAGCATTTCAGGATCATACCCCCTGAATTATTTCTGGGAACGCGGGACAGGCATCAAAGCTAGCGAAAAAACCATTGAAGCACAAAAACTGCTGCTCAATCATTTACTCTCTGAGCTCACCGCAAAGACCGTAACCGTTTACTCATCACACTATATATACCAGAAGCTGACTCAGCGGCTGGATACGATATATATAAAAGTAAAGGAACTCTCTGAAGCGGTGCGCAACCGCCTGAAAGAAGGGGATATTTCGGAATATGAAATGCAGCGGATCCTTATTGAGTTGCAAAAGATCATTGCAGCAAAATCAGATGCAGCATCCCGAAAACGTCAGGCCGGGAATGAACTAAAATTGCTGACCGGAAAAGCCAATCCTGATATTATTACAACCGAAAAACCTTTTATGCGGTTACCCGGGTATGAGGGCAGAGATGAAGCTATCCTGACAGGGATTGAAAAACGGAGTGATCTGGCTGCGGCAGTTATTGCAGCAGAGGGGGCAGAAGCAGACCTCAGCTATAATAAATTGCAATCCATCCCTGATATACTGCTTTCAGCCGGATATAAAAAACAAACGGGAGACCTGAGCGGGACGGTCTTTTCGCTCGATGTTGAAATTCCGCTATTCAACAGAAACCAGAGCGGCATACAGCAGTCAGAAACAGAGCTTTCCCTGTTGCAGAGCGAAATTCAGTATATGAAAGAAAAAATCCGGACTGAAATAGCCGATGCATTCGATGAGTATCTGGCTGCAAACTCCTTGTTTACTTTGCACAGTCAGCATGATTTCAGATCATTGCTCACCACCATCCTGTTTTCTTATGAATCAGGAGAGCTTTCACTGGTTGAACTGACAGACGGTCTGCGGACGTGTGTTGAAGGACTAACTGAGGAAGCCCGGCTTGAAGGCGCGCTCTACTCAAGTGTCTATAAACTTCAGCAGCTTTCGGCTGCTGCCATCATATTATCATCAGAAGAATAA
- a CDS encoding efflux RND transporter periplasmic adaptor subunit: MKTGYYLFALTVLLFYVPGCSDHKHDTAPEHEHPAVSVTLWTDSTELFMEYPRLSAGADAEFLIHLSVMKTFKAVTEGTLTVEFTGDNGKTLKITESAPKRAGIYVPVVRLDAAGTYQMTIRLNGAQVSDEIRVENIIVYPSEGEIPHEEEDGSSEIGFLKEQQWKIDFATQPAAIREMQSSFKTSGEITVRPDHQVKVVSPVAGTITPKHNRTFPRQGIYVKSGDVLITLSPTADASAGIEKVKNDFLLSEKEYERVKKLYAAGAVSGKRLDESKFDFEAKQAGYNALLDQVRFTSNGYALIAPVSGYIENVMTSPGSQTAAGQELFTIINPSRLLLKVNVPANKFLLANETTDASFTVEGYNTELTISKLNGKKVSVSSVLNPENRTLPVYFEFSNPDNKLKGGIFAEVSLKTSEKGNYLSIPESAIVDEDRTKTVYIQASGESFQKRTIKTGASGDGYIQIVEGVHEGERVVTRGAYQIRLAALSPESAIGSGHVH, translated from the coding sequence ATGAAAACTGGTTATTATCTTTTTGCCCTTACAGTATTGCTTTTTTATGTACCCGGCTGTTCAGACCATAAACACGACACAGCCCCTGAACACGAACACCCGGCGGTTTCAGTAACCCTCTGGACGGATTCAACAGAACTTTTTATGGAATACCCCCGGCTTTCTGCAGGAGCAGATGCGGAGTTTCTTATTCATCTTTCTGTTATGAAAACTTTCAAAGCAGTTACTGAAGGAACGCTTACGGTTGAATTCACCGGCGATAACGGTAAAACACTTAAAATTACTGAATCAGCCCCAAAACGGGCTGGTATATATGTGCCTGTTGTGCGCTTAGATGCAGCCGGCACCTATCAGATGACAATACGGCTGAATGGTGCTCAGGTATCTGATGAAATCCGTGTTGAGAACATCATTGTGTATCCATCTGAGGGAGAGATTCCGCATGAAGAAGAAGATGGTTCATCTGAGATTGGTTTCCTGAAAGAACAGCAATGGAAAATTGATTTTGCAACCCAGCCCGCTGCAATACGGGAGATGCAGAGCTCATTCAAAACCTCAGGAGAAATTACCGTCAGACCGGATCACCAGGTAAAAGTAGTTTCACCGGTAGCAGGCACCATTACGCCAAAACATAACCGGACTTTTCCGCGGCAAGGTATCTACGTAAAATCAGGCGATGTTCTTATTACACTTTCCCCAACCGCTGATGCAAGTGCGGGGATAGAAAAAGTGAAAAACGATTTTCTGCTTTCAGAAAAAGAGTATGAACGGGTAAAAAAATTATATGCCGCAGGTGCCGTTTCCGGGAAACGTCTGGATGAAAGCAAATTTGATTTTGAAGCAAAACAAGCCGGCTACAATGCACTGCTTGATCAGGTGAGGTTTACTTCCAACGGTTACGCACTGATCGCCCCCGTGAGCGGATATATAGAGAATGTGATGACTTCACCCGGAAGCCAGACTGCAGCCGGACAGGAACTATTTACCATCATCAACCCGTCACGGCTTCTGTTAAAGGTTAACGTGCCTGCGAATAAGTTTTTGCTCGCGAACGAAACAACTGATGCCTCGTTTACCGTTGAAGGTTATAATACTGAACTGACCATAAGCAAGCTGAACGGAAAGAAAGTTTCAGTTTCATCAGTGCTTAATCCCGAAAACCGGACTCTTCCGGTATATTTTGAGTTCAGTAATCCTGACAACAAGCTCAAGGGGGGTATCTTCGCTGAAGTTAGCCTCAAAACCTCGGAGAAGGGAAATTATCTGTCAATTCCTGAAAGTGCAATTGTTGACGAAGACAGGACGAAGACTGTATATATTCAGGCAAGCGGAGAGTCGTTCCAGAAACGCACCATAAAAACCGGCGCATCCGGTGACGGATATATACAAATTGTTGAGGGAGTACATGAAGGAGAACGGGTTGTTACACGCGGAGCTTATCAGATCCGCCTTGCAGCGCTTTCTCCTGAATCAGCAATCGGCAGCGGCCACGTACATTAA
- a CDS encoding efflux RND transporter permease subunit: MLDKLIKLALNKRLIVLITAVIMLVAGTYITVGLPVDIFPDLTAPTVTVMTEAHGMASEEVEALVTFPLEAAVNGATDVRRVRSSSSAGFSIVWVEFDWGTDIFIARQIVNEKIQNAKQSLPEGADNPVLAPISSIMGEIMLISLQIDEKNNTQNLNEMDLRSIADFDVRRRLLSISGVSQVIPLGGAVKQYQILVSPEKLASYGISLTQVLHAAEESNKNSSGGSYMSAGSEYLIRGIGRIQTIEDISRSVVAMKGGVPVYMSDIAEIQTGPAPKMGDGSANALPAVILTVQKQPETNTIELTAEIEKTLGLIQQSLPPGITINSSIFRQADFIQTSINNVISALRDGAILVIVVIALFLWNFRTTFISVLAIPFSIIITILVFQIFDIMINTMTLGGIAIAIGALVDDAIIDVENVFRRLKENKQKPEAERKNPLTIIYEASREIRSPMVNATIIIVIVFLPLFFLSGVEGRLLRPMGIAYVTSILASLFVALTLTPVLAYYLLPNARFMSKEGDSWLVTKMKYLYEKILHFTLRRPKALISIIVAALGITIAVIPFLGRSFLPEFNEGALTLSLVTLPGSSLDESNKIGNQAEEIILNFPEVKSTARRTGRAELDEHAQGVNGAELDVSFELKDRDKEEFITELRKALLVLPGTNVTIGQPIGHRIDHMLSGTRANIAVKIFGPDLQQLRSLAKQIQDEIFKIEGAVDVATDQEAEVPQTKIKFNRGAMALYGITVGELAEAIDIAFNGEKATLIREGQNTYDLIVRFDDNNRGSIEKIQSVLFDTPSGVKVPLSALAEVVNETGPNRISRENIQRKIVVQSNVSGRDLKSVIDEMKTRINTSISLPHGYYIEFGGQFESEQKATQIIALLSIVSVGAILLILFLQFGNFRSALFILANLPFALIGGVWSVYFTGGVITVASLVGFITLFGIAIRNGILLISHFNQLLSEGKSLHQAIVQGSLERLNPILMTAITAAFALIPLALGGGEPGKEIEAPMAIVILGGLLTSTALNMIVLPVLFFKFGNNFISRENVS, from the coding sequence ATGTTAGATAAACTTATTAAACTGGCGCTGAACAAACGCCTTATTGTTCTTATCACAGCGGTCATTATGCTTGTGGCAGGCACATATATAACGGTCGGCCTGCCCGTTGATATTTTCCCCGATCTGACCGCGCCAACTGTTACGGTTATGACTGAAGCACACGGTATGGCTTCAGAAGAGGTTGAAGCTCTGGTAACCTTTCCGCTGGAAGCTGCGGTTAACGGTGCTACTGATGTAAGACGAGTCCGGTCTTCAAGTTCAGCCGGATTCTCAATCGTCTGGGTCGAGTTTGACTGGGGAACGGACATTTTTATTGCACGGCAGATTGTTAACGAAAAAATCCAAAATGCAAAACAATCACTCCCCGAAGGAGCTGACAATCCGGTTCTGGCACCTATTTCTTCCATTATGGGTGAAATAATGCTCATCAGTCTTCAGATTGATGAAAAAAACAATACGCAAAATCTGAATGAAATGGACTTGCGCAGCATTGCAGATTTTGATGTACGGCGGCGGCTGCTTTCCATCAGCGGTGTATCGCAGGTTATTCCGCTCGGCGGAGCAGTAAAACAATATCAGATTCTGGTTTCACCTGAAAAACTTGCTTCGTATGGAATCAGTCTTACGCAGGTTTTGCATGCAGCAGAAGAATCAAACAAGAATTCCTCCGGCGGGTCATATATGTCTGCCGGAAGTGAATATCTCATCAGAGGAATCGGACGCATTCAGACGATCGAAGATATATCACGCAGTGTTGTAGCCATGAAGGGCGGGGTTCCGGTATATATGAGCGATATCGCAGAAATACAAACAGGACCTGCACCTAAAATGGGCGATGGCTCCGCAAACGCTCTTCCGGCTGTGATACTGACTGTGCAAAAGCAGCCAGAAACAAATACCATAGAACTTACCGCTGAAATTGAAAAAACCCTCGGGCTTATTCAGCAATCACTTCCGCCGGGTATTACCATTAACTCTTCCATTTTCAGGCAGGCGGATTTCATCCAGACCTCCATTAATAATGTTATCTCAGCACTTCGGGACGGTGCTATCCTTGTGATTGTAGTGATAGCATTATTTCTCTGGAACTTCAGGACCACATTCATTTCAGTTCTGGCTATTCCTTTTTCCATAATCATCACTATTCTGGTTTTTCAGATTTTTGATATTATGATCAATACCATGACTCTGGGGGGCATCGCTATAGCAATAGGTGCTCTTGTAGATGATGCTATTATTGATGTGGAAAATGTTTTCAGACGGCTGAAAGAGAACAAACAAAAACCGGAAGCTGAACGGAAAAACCCCCTTACTATTATATACGAGGCATCAAGAGAAATACGCTCTCCTATGGTGAATGCTACCATAATTATTGTTATCGTCTTTCTTCCTCTTTTCTTTCTCAGCGGTGTTGAAGGGCGGTTACTGCGTCCCATGGGTATTGCTTATGTTACTTCAATACTTGCATCATTGTTCGTTGCGCTTACCTTAACACCGGTATTAGCTTATTATCTTTTGCCAAATGCCCGTTTTATGTCAAAAGAGGGGGACTCCTGGCTTGTCACAAAAATGAAGTATCTCTATGAAAAGATTTTGCATTTTACGTTACGCCGCCCCAAAGCACTCATTTCCATAATTGTCGCAGCTCTTGGTATTACTATTGCCGTAATACCATTTCTGGGCAGATCATTTCTCCCTGAGTTCAATGAGGGGGCACTGACTCTCAGTCTTGTTACGCTTCCGGGCTCATCTCTTGATGAATCAAATAAGATCGGCAATCAGGCAGAAGAAATCATTCTGAATTTCCCTGAGGTAAAATCTACTGCACGCAGAACCGGACGCGCTGAACTTGATGAACATGCACAAGGAGTAAATGGCGCAGAGTTGGATGTAAGTTTTGAGCTGAAAGATCGTGACAAAGAGGAATTCATTACTGAATTGCGCAAAGCTCTTTTAGTGCTTCCGGGGACTAATGTTACTATCGGTCAGCCGATCGGACACCGGATTGACCACATGCTCTCCGGCACCAGGGCTAATATTGCAGTCAAGATATTTGGTCCTGATCTTCAGCAGTTGCGCTCGCTTGCTAAACAGATACAAGATGAAATCTTTAAAATAGAAGGCGCTGTTGATGTTGCAACCGATCAGGAAGCCGAGGTGCCCCAGACCAAAATCAAATTCAACCGCGGTGCTATGGCTCTCTATGGCATAACCGTTGGTGAACTTGCTGAGGCAATTGATATTGCTTTTAACGGTGAAAAGGCAACCCTTATAAGAGAGGGACAAAACACCTATGATCTGATCGTCAGGTTTGATGACAATAACAGAGGCAGCATCGAAAAAATACAGTCTGTCTTGTTTGATACTCCGTCAGGTGTTAAAGTGCCTCTTTCTGCTCTTGCAGAAGTTGTTAACGAAACAGGTCCAAACAGAATAAGCCGCGAAAACATTCAGCGTAAAATTGTTGTGCAGTCAAATGTATCAGGCCGCGATCTGAAAAGTGTTATTGATGAAATGAAAACCCGGATTAACACTTCGATATCACTTCCGCACGGATACTATATTGAGTTCGGCGGACAGTTTGAAAGTGAACAAAAAGCAACACAGATAATCGCTTTGCTGAGCATTGTATCTGTCGGTGCAATTTTACTGATTCTGTTTTTGCAGTTTGGTAATTTCAGATCCGCGCTTTTTATTCTTGCAAATCTTCCATTTGCACTCATAGGCGGCGTGTGGTCTGTGTACTTTACCGGAGGAGTAATAACTGTTGCCTCGCTTGTTGGTTTTATCACTCTGTTCGGCATCGCAATTAGAAATGGCATTCTGCTGATTTCACATTTTAATCAGCTGTTAAGCGAAGGAAAAAGTTTACATCAGGCAATAGTTCAGGGCTCTCTTGAAAGGCTTAATCCGATTCTTATGACAGCAATTACCGCTGCTTTTGCCCTCATTCCGCTTGCGTTAGGCGGCGGTGAACCCGGCAAAGAAATTGAAGCCCCGATGGCTATTGTTATTTTGGGTGGTCTCTTAACATCAACAGCTCTCAATATGATAGTTTTGCCGGTATTATTTTTTAAGTTTGGTAATAATTTTATCAGCAGAGAGAATGTATCATAA
- the clpB gene encoding ATP-dependent chaperone ClpB: MAFNFNKLTVKAQEVVQNSLDIARNYSNQVLEPEHILAAMIEEGNGLTENIIRKTGGNANKIKIQISEVIDRLPKISGAAISEQQMSNQTASLFDTAFKEAGNLKDEYISTEHLLLALSKNQGKVGQLLRDSGVSYDIILKALVDVRGNQRVTSQNAEDTYQSLNKYGRDLNELAKAGKLDPVVGRDEEIRRVLQVLSRRTKNNPVLIGEPGVGKTAIAEGLAHRIIAGDVPENLKSKRIVALDMGAMIAGTQFRGQFEERMKAVLKEVTASEGEVILFIDELHTLVGAGQAEGAMDAANILKPALARGDLHCVGATTLNEYKKYIEKDAALERRFQPVLVSEPSEEDAISILRGLKEKYEVHHGVRITDGAIVAAVQLSQRYISDRFLPDKAIDLIDESASKLRIEIDSMPEELDSLQRKTRQLEIEREALRREKDEASVKRLAELEKELSALNEEKTHLKLHWQSEKDKISVMRTIKEQIESLKADAERLERENNYEKVAEIRYGKIVDLEKKLINQRTELASIQKDKKLLKEEVEAEDIAEIVAKWTGIPVQRMLESEKQKLLRLEEELHKRVVGQEDAVIAVSNAIRRSRTGLQDVNRPVGSFIFLGTTGVGKTELARALAEALFDDEHAMIRIDMSEYMEKFSVSRLIGAPPGYVGYEEGGQLTEAVRRRPYSVVLLDEIEKAHPDVFNILLQVLDDGRLTDNQGRTVNFKNTILIMTSNIGSMIIQDELERAGENLEDAMGSLRSKIIDLMRRTIRPEFLNRIDELVMFKPLSRKELRSIVDIQIEKVVVMLALKDLHLKVTDEAKDWLAQVGYDVSFGARPLKRSVQKYLANPLSRYLLEGNFNEGDTILVETGEHSGLSFRKE, encoded by the coding sequence ATGGCATTCAATTTTAATAAGTTAACCGTTAAAGCCCAGGAAGTAGTTCAAAACTCACTGGATATAGCCCGCAACTACAGTAATCAGGTTCTCGAACCGGAACACATCCTTGCGGCAATGATTGAGGAGGGGAATGGGCTTACCGAAAATATCATCCGCAAAACCGGCGGAAATGCAAATAAAATTAAAATACAGATAAGTGAAGTGATTGACCGTCTCCCCAAAATCAGCGGGGCGGCCATATCCGAGCAGCAGATGTCCAATCAGACCGCCTCACTTTTTGACACCGCGTTTAAGGAAGCCGGCAATCTGAAGGATGAGTATATCTCGACTGAACACCTGCTCCTTGCACTTTCAAAAAATCAGGGGAAAGTCGGCCAGCTCCTGCGTGATTCCGGAGTTTCTTATGACATTATCCTGAAGGCGCTGGTTGATGTGCGCGGCAATCAGCGGGTTACTTCACAAAACGCAGAAGATACCTATCAGTCACTCAATAAATATGGGCGCGATCTGAATGAACTGGCTAAAGCAGGTAAACTTGATCCGGTCGTCGGGCGTGATGAAGAGATCCGCCGGGTACTTCAGGTGCTTTCACGCCGGACGAAAAATAATCCGGTCCTGATCGGTGAACCCGGTGTGGGTAAGACCGCCATTGCCGAGGGGCTGGCGCACCGCATCATCGCAGGAGATGTTCCTGAAAATCTGAAAAGCAAACGGATCGTCGCGCTTGATATGGGAGCGATGATTGCCGGCACACAATTCCGCGGACAGTTTGAAGAGCGGATGAAAGCGGTGCTGAAAGAAGTTACCGCCTCTGAGGGAGAAGTGATTCTTTTTATAGATGAACTTCATACACTGGTCGGAGCCGGACAGGCAGAAGGGGCAATGGATGCTGCGAATATCCTTAAACCTGCTCTTGCCCGCGGTGATCTCCACTGCGTTGGGGCTACCACACTGAATGAATATAAAAAATATATAGAAAAAGATGCCGCACTTGAGCGGAGATTTCAGCCGGTGCTGGTGAGCGAACCCTCGGAGGAGGATGCAATCTCCATCCTGCGCGGACTGAAAGAAAAATATGAAGTGCATCACGGCGTGCGCATAACGGACGGTGCGATTGTTGCCGCAGTGCAGCTTTCTCAGCGGTATATATCAGACCGCTTCCTGCCGGACAAAGCCATTGACCTGATTGATGAGTCTGCCTCAAAACTCCGTATTGAAATAGACTCAATGCCTGAGGAACTTGACTCATTGCAGCGGAAAACCCGTCAGCTTGAAATTGAGCGGGAAGCACTCCGCCGTGAAAAAGATGAAGCATCTGTAAAGCGGCTTGCTGAACTTGAAAAAGAACTGAGCGCGCTTAATGAGGAAAAAACACATCTTAAGCTGCACTGGCAGAGTGAAAAAGACAAGATCAGCGTTATGCGCACGATCAAAGAACAGATTGAATCACTCAAAGCAGATGCTGAACGGCTTGAGCGCGAAAACAATTATGAAAAAGTTGCGGAGATCCGCTACGGCAAAATAGTTGATCTTGAAAAAAAACTTATAAACCAGCGTACTGAACTTGCTTCAATTCAGAAAGACAAAAAACTTCTTAAAGAAGAGGTTGAAGCAGAAGATATAGCCGAGATTGTTGCAAAGTGGACCGGCATTCCGGTTCAGCGAATGCTTGAAAGTGAAAAGCAGAAACTCCTGCGGCTTGAAGAAGAACTGCATAAACGAGTTGTAGGTCAGGAAGATGCAGTAATCGCGGTATCAAATGCAATCCGCCGCTCACGTACCGGTCTGCAGGATGTTAACCGTCCGGTGGGCTCATTTATCTTTCTCGGTACAACCGGCGTGGGTAAAACAGAACTTGCCCGCGCACTTGCCGAAGCATTGTTTGATGATGAGCACGCAATGATACGCATTGATATGTCTGAATATATGGAGAAGTTTTCTGTCTCCCGTCTGATTGGAGCACCTCCGGGATATGTTGGCTATGAAGAAGGGGGACAGTTAACTGAAGCGGTGAGAAGAAGACCTTACTCGGTTGTGCTGCTTGATGAAATCGAAAAAGCGCACCCGGATGTGTTTAATATATTGCTGCAGGTGCTTGATGACGGCCGCCTGACGGATAATCAGGGGAGAACCGTGAACTTTAAGAATACCATTCTTATTATGACATCAAATATCGGTTCGATGATTATACAGGATGAACTTGAACGTGCCGGTGAAAATCTGGAAGATGCAATGGGAAGTCTTCGTTCAAAGATAATTGATTTGATGAGAAGAACCATAAGGCCTGAGTTTCTGAACCGCATTGATGAATTGGTGATGTTTAAACCTCTCAGCAGAAAAGAACTGCGCAGCATTGTGGATATACAGATTGAAAAAGTAGTAGTAATGCTTGCGTTAAAAGACCTGCATCTGAAAGTCACAGATGAAGCAAAGGACTGGCTTGCGCAGGTTGGGTATGATGTTTCATTTGGCGCGCGGCCGTTAAAACGTTCGGTTCAGAAATATCTGGCAAACCCCCTTTCAAGATATCTGCTTGAAGGGAATTTTAATGAAGGAGATACCATCCTGGTTGAAACCGGAGAGCACTCAGGGTTAAGTTTCCGGAAGGAATAA
- a CDS encoding DHCW motif cupin fold protein, producing the protein MSTIPFQTIDWTSIERVEYKGETGTAYWQTLQFEGLRIRLVEYSNGYLADHWCQKGHIVHCLEGEFISELSTGEKIKLTKGETYVVSDGLSSHRSFSANGVKLLIIDGEFLSS; encoded by the coding sequence ATGAGCACTATACCATTTCAGACAATTGACTGGACTTCAATAGAAAGAGTCGAATACAAGGGAGAAACCGGAACTGCATATTGGCAGACACTTCAGTTTGAAGGGCTGAGAATACGGCTTGTGGAATATTCAAATGGTTATTTAGCAGACCATTGGTGCCAGAAAGGACACATTGTCCATTGTTTGGAGGGGGAATTTATCAGTGAACTGAGTACCGGTGAAAAAATTAAACTCACCAAAGGGGAAACCTATGTTGTATCCGACGGGCTTAGTTCACATCGTTCTTTTTCTGCGAACGGAGTAAAACTTCTGATTATTGACGGTGAATTTTTAAGTTCGTGA